One stretch of Vulpes lagopus strain Blue_001 chromosome 12, ASM1834538v1, whole genome shotgun sequence DNA includes these proteins:
- the KRT19 gene encoding keratin, type I cytoskeletal 19, translating into MTSYSYRHSSATSSFGGLGGGSLRLGPGGAFRAPSIHGGSGGRGVSVSSARFVSSSSGGYGGGFTSGLGRSDGLLAGNEKLTMQNLNDRLASYLDKVRALEEANGDLEVKIRDWYQRQGPGPARDYSHYFKTIEELRDKILGATIENSKIVLQIDNARLAADDFRTKFETEQALRMSVEADINGLRRVLDELTLARADLELQIEGLKEELAYLKKNHEEEISALRGQVGGQVSVEVDSAPGIDLAKILSDMRSQYEVMAEKNRKDAEAWFTSRTEELSREVAGHTEQLQISKTEVTDLRRTLQGLEIELQSQLSMKAALEGTLAETEARFGAQLAQIQALISSMEAQLSDVRADTERQNQEYQQLMDIKSRLEQEIATYRSLLEGQDAHYNNLPTPKAL; encoded by the exons ATGACTTCCTACAGCTACCGCCACTCGTCCGCCACCTCGTCCTTCGGGGGCCTGGGCGGCGGCTCCCTGCGCCTCGGGCCGGGGGGTGCCTTCCGCGCGCCCAGCATCCACGGGGGCTCGGGCGGCCGCGGCGTGTCTGTGTCCTCCGCCCGCTTCGTGTCCTCGTCCTCCGGGGGCTACGGCGGCGGCTTCACGAGCGGCCTGGGCCGGTCCGATGGGCTGCTGGCGGGCAATGAGAAGCTCACCATGCAGAACCTCAACGACCGCCTGGCCTCCTACCTGGACAAGGTGCGCGCCCTGGAGGAGGCCAACGGCGACCTGGAGGTGAAGATCCGCGACTGGTACCAGAGGCAGGGGCCCGGGCCCGCCCGCGACTACAGCCACTACTTCAAGACCATCGAGGAGCTGCGGGACAAG ATTCTTGGTGCCACCATTGAGAACTCCAAGATTGTCCTGCAGATTGACAATGCCCGTCTGGCTGCGGATGACTTCCGAACTAA GTTTGAGACGGAGCAGGCCCTGCGCATGAGTGTGGAGGCTGACATCAATGGCCTGCGCCGGGTGCTGGATGAGCTGACCTTGGCCAGAGCTGATCTGGAGTTGCAGATCGAAGGCCTGAAGGAGGAGCTGGCCTACCTGAAGAAGAACCACGAGGAG GAAATCAGTGCCCTGAGGGGCCAGGTGGGTGGCCAGGTCAGTGTGGAGGTGGATTCCGCTCCTGGCATTGACCTTGCCAAAATCCTGAGTGACATGAGAAGCCAATATGAAGTCATGGCTGAGAAGAACAGGAAGGATGCTGAAGCCTGGTTCACCAGCCGG ACTGAGGAGCTGAGTCGGGAGGTGGCTGGCCACACAGAGCAGCTGCAGATAAGCAAGACGGAGGTCACTGACCTGCGGCGCACCCTCCAGGGTCTGGAGATTGAGCTGCAGTCTCAGCTAAGCATG AAAGCTGCCCTGGAAGGCACACTGGCGGAAACAGAGGCCCGCTTTGGAGCCCAGCTGGCCCAGATCCAGGCTCTGATCAGCAGCATGGAAGCCCAGCTGAGCGATGTGCGTGCGGACACTGAACGGCAGAACCAGGAGTACCAGCAGCTTATGGACATCAAGTCACGGCTGGAGCAGGAGATTGCCACCTACCGCAGCTTGCTGGAGGGCCAGGACGCCCACTACAACAACCTGCCCACCCCCAAGGCTCTTTGA
- the LOC121473669 gene encoding keratin, type I cytoskeletal 13 — protein MSCRLQSSSASYGGGFGGGSCQLGGGRSISTCSTRFVSGGSTGGYGGGMSCGFGGGAGSGFGGGFGGGAGSGFGGGFGGGFGGGFGGGFGGGFGGGFGDYGGGDGGLLSGNEKITMQNLNDRLASYLDKVRALEEANTELEVKIRDWHLKQSPSSPERDYSPYYKTIEELRDKILAATIDNNRVILEIDNARLAADDFRLKYENELTLRQSVEADINGLRRVLDELTLSKTDLEMQIESLNEELAYLKKNHEEEMKEFSNQMVGQVNVEMDATPGIDLTRVLAEMREQYEAMAEKNRRDAEEWFHSKSAELNKEVSTNTAMIQTSKTEITELRRTLQGLEIELQSQLSMKAGLESTLADTECRYALQLQQIQGLISSIEAQLSELRSEMECQNQEYKMLLDIKTRLEQEIATYRSLLEGQDAR, from the exons ATGAGCTGTCGCCTGCAGAGCTCCTCTGCCAGCTATGGAGGTGGTTTCGGGGGTGGCTCTTGTCAGCTGGGGGGAGGCCGCAGTATCTCTACTTGCTCAACCCGCTTTGTCTCTGGGGGATCAACTGGGGGATACGGGGGTGGCATGAGCTGTGGCTTCGGTGGGGGCGCTGGTAGTGGTTTTGGGGGTGGCTTCGGTGGAGGGGCTGGTAGTGGTTTTGGTGGAGGCTTTGGAGGTGGCTTCGGAGGTGGCTTTGGAGGTGGCTTTGGTGGGGGTTTTGGCGGCGGCTTTGGTGACTATGGTGGTGGCGATGGTGGCCTCCTCTCCGGCAATGAGAAGATCACCATGCAGAACCTCAACGACCGCCTGGCCTCCTACTTGGACAAGGTGCGCGCCCTGGAGGAGGCCAACACCGAGCTGGAGGTGAAGATCCGAGACTGGCACCTGAAGCAGAGCCCCAGCAGCCCGGAGCGGGACTACAGCCCCTACTATAAGACCATCGAGGAGCTCCGGGACAAG ATCCTGGCGGCCACCATCGACAATAACCGGGTCATTCTGGAGATTGACAACGCCAGGCTGGCGGCAGACGACTTCAGGCTCAA gTATGAGAACGAGCTGACCCTGCGCCAGAGCGTGGAGGCCGACATCAATGGCCTGCGCCGGGTGCTGGACGAGCTGACCCTGTCCAAGACCGATCTGGAGATGCAGATTGAGAGCCTGAATGAGGAGCTAGCCTACCTGAAGAAGAACCATGAGGAG GAGATGAAGGAGTTCAGCAACCAGATGGTAGGCCAGGTCAACGTGGAGATGGATGCCACCCCGGGCATTGACCTGACCCGTGTGCTGGCGGAGATGAGGGAGCAGTACGAGGCCATGGCGGAGAAGAACCGACGGGACGCCGAGGAATGGTTCCACAGCAAG AGTGCAGAGCTGAACAAGGAGGTGTCTACTAACACTGCCATGATTCAGACCAGCAAGACAGAGATCACGGAGCTCAGGCGTACGCTCCAGGGCCTGGAGATCGAGCTGCAGTCCCAGCTCAGCATG AAAGCCGGGCTGGAGAGCACGCTGGCGGATACGGAGTGCCGCTATGCACTGCAGCTGCAGCAGATCCAGGGGCTCATTAGCAGCATCGAGGCCCAGCTGAGTGAGCTCCGCAGCGAGATGGAGTGCCAGAACCAGGAGTACAAGATGCTGCTGGACATCAAGACGCGGCTGGAGCAGGAGATCGCCACTTACCGCAGCCTGCTGGAGGGCCAGGATGCCAGGTAG
- the KRT15 gene encoding keratin, type I cytoskeletal 15 isoform X2 — translation MSTTFLQTSSSTLGGGSTRGGSLWAGGGGFGGGSLYGGGGNRSISASSARFVSSGSGGGYGGGMSCGFGGGAGSGFGGGFGGGAGSGFGGGFGGGLGGGFGGGFGGGFGDYGGGDGGLLSGNEKLTMQNLNDRLASYLDKVRALEEANGDLEVKIRDWYQKQSPSSPERDYSPYFKTIEELRDKILAATIDNSRVILEIDNARLAADDFRLKYENELTLRQGVEADINGLRRVLDELTLAKADLEMQIEGLNEELAYLKKNHEEEMKEFSSQLAGQVNVEMDAAPGVDLTRVLAEMREQYEAMAEKNRRDAEAWFFSKTEELNKEVASNTEMIQTSKTEITDLRRTMQGLEIELQSQLSMKAGLESSLAETECRYATQLQQIQGLISSLEAQLSELRSEMECQNQEYKTLLDIKTRLEQEIATYRSLLEGQDSRMAGIGTREGAFYQLQESGG, via the exons ATGAGCACCACGTTTCTGCAGACCTCTTCCTCCACCCTTGGGGGTGGCTCTACCCGGGGGGGTTCCCTCTGGGCTGGGGGAGGCGGCTTTGGTGGCGGGAGTCTCTACGGGGGCGGTGGAAACCGCAGTATTTCAGCGTCTTCTGCTAGATTTGTCTCCTCGGGGTCAGGAGGGGGCTATGGGGGTGGCATGAGCTGTGGCTTCGGTGGGGGGGCTGGTAGTGGTTTTGGGGGTGGCTTCGGTGGAGGGGCTGGTAGTGGTTTTGGCGGAGGCTTCGGAGGTGGCCTTGGAGGTGGCTTTGGTGGGGGTTTTGGCGGCGGCTTTGGTGACTACGGTGGTGGCGATGGCGGCCTCCTCTCTGGCAATGAGAAGCTCACCATGCAGAACCTCAACGACCGCCTGGCCTCCTACCTGGACAAGGTGCGCGCCCTGGAGGAAGCCAACGGCGACCTGGAGGTGAAGATCCGTGACTGGTACCAGAAGCAGAGCCCAAGCAGCCCGGAGCGGGACTACAGCCCCTACTTCAAGACCATTGAGGAACTCCGGGACAAG ATCCTGGCAGCCACCATTGACAACTCCCGCGTCATCCTGGAGATCGACAACGCCAGGCTGGCAGCGGATGACTTCAGACTCAA aTATGAGAATGAGCTGACCCTGCGCCAGGGTGTGGAGGCCGACATCAATGGCCTGCGCCGGGTGCTGGACGAGCTGACCCTGGCCAAGGCCGACCTGGAGATGCAGATCGAGGGCCTGAATGAGGAGCTGGCCTACCTGAAGAAGAACCATGAGGAG GAGATGAAGGAGTTCAGCAGCCAGCTGGCAGGTCAAGTCAACGTGGAGATGGACGCAGCACCTGGCGTGGACCTGACCCGCGTGCTGGCTGAGATGAGGGAGCAGTACGAGGCCATGGCGGAGAAAAACCGGCGGGATGCCGAGGCCTGGTTCTTCAGCAAG ACAGAGGAGCTGAACAAGGAGGTGGCCTCCAATACAGAGATGATCCAGACCAGCAAGACGGAGATCACAGACCTGAGGCGCACAATGCAGGGACTGGAGATCGAGTTGCAGTCCCAGCTCAGCATG AAAGCCGGGCTGGAGAGTTCGCTGGCAGAGACGGAGTGCCGCTATGCCACGCAGCTGCAGCAGATCCAGGGGCTCATTAGCAGCCTGGAGGCCCAGCTGAGTGAGCTCCGCAGCGAGATGGAGTGCCAGAACCAGGAGTACAAGACGCTGCTGGACATCAAGACGCGGCTGGAGCAGGAGATCGCCACCTACCGCAGCCTGCTGGAGGGCCAGGACTCCAG GATGGCTGGCATTGGCACCAGAGAAG GGGCCTTCTATCAGCTTCAGGAGAGTGGGGGCTGA
- the KRT15 gene encoding keratin, type I cytoskeletal 15 isoform X1: MSTTFLQTSSSTLGGGSTRGGSLWAGGGGFGGGSLYGGGGNRSISASSARFVSSGSGGGYGGGMSCGFGGGAGSGFGGGFGGGAGSGFGGGFGGGLGGGFGGGFGGGFGDYGGGDGGLLSGNEKLTMQNLNDRLASYLDKVRALEEANGDLEVKIRDWYQKQSPSSPERDYSPYFKTIEELRDKILAATIDNSRVILEIDNARLAADDFRLKYENELTLRQGVEADINGLRRVLDELTLAKADLEMQIEGLNEELAYLKKNHEEEMKEFSSQLAGQVNVEMDAAPGVDLTRVLAEMREQYEAMAEKNRRDAEAWFFSKTEELNKEVASNTEMIQTSKTEITDLRRTMQGLEIELQSQLSMKAGLESSLAETECRYATQLQQIQGLISSLEAQLSELRSEMECQNQEYKTLLDIKTRLEQEIATYRSLLEGQDSRMAGIGTREASLGGGGGKVRINVEETVDGKVVSSRKREV; encoded by the exons ATGAGCACCACGTTTCTGCAGACCTCTTCCTCCACCCTTGGGGGTGGCTCTACCCGGGGGGGTTCCCTCTGGGCTGGGGGAGGCGGCTTTGGTGGCGGGAGTCTCTACGGGGGCGGTGGAAACCGCAGTATTTCAGCGTCTTCTGCTAGATTTGTCTCCTCGGGGTCAGGAGGGGGCTATGGGGGTGGCATGAGCTGTGGCTTCGGTGGGGGGGCTGGTAGTGGTTTTGGGGGTGGCTTCGGTGGAGGGGCTGGTAGTGGTTTTGGCGGAGGCTTCGGAGGTGGCCTTGGAGGTGGCTTTGGTGGGGGTTTTGGCGGCGGCTTTGGTGACTACGGTGGTGGCGATGGCGGCCTCCTCTCTGGCAATGAGAAGCTCACCATGCAGAACCTCAACGACCGCCTGGCCTCCTACCTGGACAAGGTGCGCGCCCTGGAGGAAGCCAACGGCGACCTGGAGGTGAAGATCCGTGACTGGTACCAGAAGCAGAGCCCAAGCAGCCCGGAGCGGGACTACAGCCCCTACTTCAAGACCATTGAGGAACTCCGGGACAAG ATCCTGGCAGCCACCATTGACAACTCCCGCGTCATCCTGGAGATCGACAACGCCAGGCTGGCAGCGGATGACTTCAGACTCAA aTATGAGAATGAGCTGACCCTGCGCCAGGGTGTGGAGGCCGACATCAATGGCCTGCGCCGGGTGCTGGACGAGCTGACCCTGGCCAAGGCCGACCTGGAGATGCAGATCGAGGGCCTGAATGAGGAGCTGGCCTACCTGAAGAAGAACCATGAGGAG GAGATGAAGGAGTTCAGCAGCCAGCTGGCAGGTCAAGTCAACGTGGAGATGGACGCAGCACCTGGCGTGGACCTGACCCGCGTGCTGGCTGAGATGAGGGAGCAGTACGAGGCCATGGCGGAGAAAAACCGGCGGGATGCCGAGGCCTGGTTCTTCAGCAAG ACAGAGGAGCTGAACAAGGAGGTGGCCTCCAATACAGAGATGATCCAGACCAGCAAGACGGAGATCACAGACCTGAGGCGCACAATGCAGGGACTGGAGATCGAGTTGCAGTCCCAGCTCAGCATG AAAGCCGGGCTGGAGAGTTCGCTGGCAGAGACGGAGTGCCGCTATGCCACGCAGCTGCAGCAGATCCAGGGGCTCATTAGCAGCCTGGAGGCCCAGCTGAGTGAGCTCCGCAGCGAGATGGAGTGCCAGAACCAGGAGTACAAGACGCTGCTGGACATCAAGACGCGGCTGGAGCAGGAGATCGCCACCTACCGCAGCCTGCTGGAGGGCCAGGACTCCAG GATGGCTGGCATTGGCACCAGAGAAG CCTccctgggaggtggtggtggcaaAGTTCGCATCAACGTTGAGGAGACAGTGGACGGGAAAGTGGTTTCTTCTCGCAAGAGAGAAGTCTGA